A genomic window from Flavobacterium hankyongi includes:
- a CDS encoding mevalonate kinase family protein: protein MKGPLFYSKILLFGEYGIIKDSKGLAIPYNFYNGALKIEENPSVDAIKSNESLKRFAAYLSELQSEQPSLVTFNMEALKADVANGMYFDSSIPQGYGVGSSGALVAAIYDKYANSKITVLENLTREKLLQLKAIFSQMESFFHGKSSGLDPLNSYLSIPILINSKDNIEATGIPTQSANGKGAVFLLDSGMVGETAPMVNIFMENLKEEGFRKMLKSQFIKYTDACVENFLHGDMKSLFSNTKKLSKVVLNNFKPMIPEHFHQVWQRGIDTNDYYLKLCGSGGGGYILGFAQDFAKAKESLKDYKLEVVYQF from the coding sequence ATGAAAGGACCTCTATTCTACTCAAAAATTCTGCTTTTCGGAGAGTATGGAATTATTAAAGATTCTAAAGGTTTGGCAATTCCTTATAATTTTTACAACGGAGCTTTAAAAATTGAAGAGAATCCTTCAGTTGATGCAATCAAATCCAACGAAAGTTTAAAGCGTTTTGCTGCTTATTTAAGTGAATTGCAGTCTGAACAACCATCATTGGTAACTTTCAATATGGAAGCATTAAAAGCAGATGTAGCTAACGGAATGTATTTCGATTCAAGTATTCCGCAAGGGTATGGAGTAGGTAGCAGTGGTGCTTTAGTTGCAGCTATTTATGATAAGTATGCAAACAGTAAAATAACAGTTCTTGAAAATTTAACTCGCGAGAAACTATTACAGTTAAAAGCTATTTTTTCTCAAATGGAATCTTTTTTTCACGGGAAAAGTTCAGGACTAGATCCTTTAAATAGTTATTTAAGCATTCCAATTTTAATCAATTCAAAAGATAATATCGAAGCTACAGGAATTCCTACTCAAAGCGCTAATGGTAAAGGAGCTGTTTTCTTGCTTGATTCTGGAATGGTTGGGGAAACAGCACCGATGGTTAATATTTTTATGGAAAATCTTAAAGAAGAAGGCTTCCGTAAAATGCTTAAGTCACAATTTATAAAATATACTGATGCGTGTGTAGAAAACTTTCTGCACGGAGATATGAAATCTCTTTTTTCAAATACAAAAAAACTTTCAAAAGTTGTTTTGAATAACTTTAAACCAATGATTCCTGAACATTTTCATCAAGTTTGGCAACGTGGAATCGATACCAACGATTATTACTTAAAATTGTGTGGTTCAGGTGGAGGTGGTTATATCCTTGG
- a CDS encoding ligand-binding sensor domain-containing protein gives MNKNCLVLFFLFFPFFCVLSQEKEFQNFTTEEGLSSNEVYSAFQDKNGVVWFATDRGLSTYNGYEFKNYAPKNGLTDITVFDFFPQSNQQVWCSTFNGKLFYFINGSTSFKPYKYNHVFSSYIYRKKIPTFFVRKLKVTQQGDVYISDGSTLLKIDRKGVLTELYRKSAKEQTPCYLNLYPINSLQKIEYFSPRKSVVSLPLKKGLFRNIVSCFKDSKLVICDSLVRFYNSNSKAIDIEYKNYIAIGVGQYDARHFWIGYRGKGYSVFDDKGVKVASFLKANSVTKVLKDCYGGIWVTSIDAGVFYKRPNQIKNFKFQNTRINSLTKNKNNQLFIGGFNGNVYKKEKDGSIVKLYNGLMNIPSIVQYNSILNTTFCYSDNKIITFPKNNNYQNIGGVLKMSDDSESLIFARYGIYTVVDKNRIFSDTLHFRIHDISKVSNTFYLGTIDGLKVLHQGKISKLNNDIFKYRIDDIDYVKSKGILYLATLGKGVIVYNIKDGTFFTVDKSKGLSNDIVTELLVENENTIWVCTNKGLNRISFMDKKKFNIDYITTNNGLQSNQIHDVEILEDSVYVGTTKGLSIFSKRQFSELISKKDHFLRIKDVKINNVLYTKSNSNLDLRYNQNQIDFFVEAVSFAPKNTIVYQYKLVGLDKTWKTTNDRRISYEYIPPGNYKLYVKVIDDGRFFPEECATLSFKIQKPFWQTSWFFLLWISFLAVVIYFFFKIKVLTYNKDIVRELLRLWMKRLKKKEGFFLFKEAGKEVRIKTSEILFVQSSGNYIDVITVTKKYTIRGKIGDFMHSVPDALEFLRVHRSYIVRIDKIDQKSKKDIYIKDFIIPVGEKYLTEIEKIHF, from the coding sequence ATGAACAAAAATTGTTTAGTTCTATTTTTTTTATTTTTCCCTTTTTTTTGTGTACTAAGTCAAGAAAAAGAATTTCAAAACTTCACAACAGAAGAAGGCCTTTCCAGTAACGAAGTATACAGTGCTTTTCAAGATAAAAATGGGGTAGTATGGTTTGCAACCGACAGAGGACTTAGCACTTATAACGGTTATGAATTTAAGAATTACGCCCCCAAAAATGGTCTTACAGATATTACCGTTTTTGATTTTTTTCCTCAATCAAATCAACAAGTATGGTGTTCTACCTTTAATGGAAAACTATTTTATTTTATAAACGGATCCACAAGCTTTAAACCATATAAATACAATCATGTATTTTCGAGTTATATCTATCGGAAGAAAATACCTACTTTTTTTGTAAGAAAATTAAAAGTTACTCAACAAGGAGATGTGTACATATCGGATGGCTCTACTTTACTTAAAATTGATAGAAAAGGAGTTTTAACAGAACTGTATAGGAAGAGTGCAAAGGAACAAACTCCTTGTTATTTGAATCTATATCCTATAAATTCATTGCAAAAAATCGAATACTTTTCTCCTCGAAAAAGTGTGGTAAGTTTACCATTAAAAAAAGGACTTTTTAGGAATATAGTTTCCTGCTTTAAAGACTCTAAACTTGTAATATGTGATAGTTTAGTTCGTTTTTATAATTCTAATAGTAAAGCAATTGATATTGAATACAAGAACTATATTGCAATTGGTGTTGGACAATACGACGCAAGACATTTTTGGATAGGTTACCGAGGAAAAGGTTATAGCGTTTTTGATGATAAAGGAGTAAAAGTTGCTAGTTTTTTAAAGGCTAATTCTGTTACAAAAGTTTTAAAAGATTGTTATGGAGGTATATGGGTGACTTCTATTGATGCGGGTGTTTTTTATAAAAGACCAAATCAGATTAAAAATTTTAAATTTCAAAATACAAGAATAAATTCTCTCACGAAAAATAAAAACAATCAGCTTTTTATTGGAGGATTTAATGGCAATGTCTATAAAAAAGAGAAAGATGGCAGCATTGTAAAATTGTATAATGGTCTGATGAATATTCCATCTATTGTGCAATACAATTCAATTCTTAATACTACTTTTTGTTATTCAGATAATAAGATAATAACGTTCCCGAAAAATAACAACTATCAAAACATTGGAGGTGTGTTAAAAATGTCTGATGATTCTGAAAGTTTAATTTTTGCGCGTTATGGAATATATACTGTAGTTGATAAAAACAGAATATTTTCGGATACTTTACATTTTAGAATACATGATATTTCCAAGGTAAGCAATACTTTTTATTTAGGAACTATAGACGGATTGAAAGTCTTGCATCAAGGAAAAATATCTAAACTAAATAACGATATTTTTAAGTACAGAATAGACGATATTGATTATGTGAAGTCTAAAGGGATATTGTATTTAGCAACTCTAGGTAAAGGAGTCATTGTATACAATATTAAAGATGGTACATTTTTTACAGTAGATAAATCGAAAGGATTATCTAACGACATTGTTACAGAGTTGCTAGTAGAAAATGAAAACACTATTTGGGTTTGTACTAATAAAGGTCTCAACAGAATATCGTTTATGGATAAAAAGAAATTTAACATTGATTACATAACCACAAATAATGGATTACAAAGCAATCAAATACATGATGTAGAAATCCTAGAGGACTCTGTATATGTTGGAACCACAAAAGGGTTATCCATATTTTCTAAAAGACAGTTTTCAGAATTGATTTCTAAAAAAGACCACTTTTTACGAATTAAAGATGTTAAAATAAATAATGTACTGTATACGAAAAGTAACTCAAATTTGGATTTGAGATATAATCAAAATCAGATTGATTTTTTTGTGGAAGCTGTTTCATTTGCTCCTAAAAATACAATTGTATATCAATACAAATTAGTAGGATTGGATAAAACATGGAAAACCACAAACGATAGGAGAATTTCGTATGAGTATATACCGCCAGGAAATTATAAGTTATATGTAAAGGTTATAGACGATGGAAGATTTTTCCCGGAGGAATGTGCTACACTTTCTTTCAAAATTCAAAAGCCTTTTTGGCAAACTTCATGGTTCTTTCTTTTATGGATTAGTTTTTTGGCGGTAGTCATTTATTTCTTTTTCAAAATAAAGGTGTTAACCTATAATAAAGATATCGTAAGGGAATTACTTCGTTTGTGGATGAAGAGATTGAAAAAGAAAGAAGGTTTCTTTTTGTTTAAGGAAGCAGGTAAAGAGGTTAGGATAAAAACTTCCGAGATTTTATTTGTACAATCCTCTGGAAATTATATAGATGTTATCACAGTTACAAAAAAATATACGATAAGAGGGAAAATTGGAGATTTTATGCACTCTGTGCCAGATGCTCTAGAATTCCTGAGAGTGCATAGATCCTATATTGTACGAATTGATAAAATTGACCAAAAAAGTAAAAAGGATATTTATATTAAAGATTTTATAATTCCTGTGGGAGAAAAATATCTTACAGAAATAGAAAAAATACACTTTTAA
- a CDS encoding diphosphomevalonate/mevalonate 3,5-bisphosphate decarboxylase family protein, with amino-acid sequence MFSEKDFIASNYTISTTEGSFEWSAPSNIALVKYWGKIGSQLPANPSISFTLNNCKTITKLAFSKKQNDGDFSFDLLFEGKPKEDFKPKIQKFFERIFEFCPYLKDFHFTIDTQNTFPHSSGIASSASGMAAMAMNVMSLERLLNPEIKEEYFYQKASLLARLGSGSACRSVKGEVVVWGEHKEITESSNLFGVEFSSIHDNFKNYQDTILLVDKGEKQVSSTVGHDLMHNHPFAERRFEQAHENLSKMKFILETGNTEEFIKIVESEALTLHAMMMTSMPYFILMKPNTLEIINKIWKFRNETQIPVCFTLDAGANVHVLYPKDTKEKVLQFIKDELVGYCQNGQYICDEIGHGAMSI; translated from the coding sequence ATGTTTTCTGAAAAGGATTTTATCGCTTCAAATTATACAATTTCTACAACCGAAGGTTCTTTTGAATGGAGTGCACCAAGTAATATTGCTTTAGTTAAATATTGGGGAAAAATAGGGAGCCAACTTCCAGCAAATCCATCAATTAGCTTTACACTAAATAATTGTAAAACAATTACAAAATTAGCTTTTTCGAAAAAACAAAACGATGGTGATTTCTCATTCGATTTATTATTTGAAGGCAAGCCAAAAGAAGATTTTAAACCTAAAATTCAGAAATTCTTCGAACGTATTTTTGAGTTTTGTCCGTATTTGAAAGATTTTCATTTTACGATTGATACTCAAAATACTTTTCCACACAGTTCTGGTATTGCTTCTTCGGCTTCAGGAATGGCAGCAATGGCTATGAATGTCATGAGTCTAGAAAGATTATTAAATCCTGAAATTAAAGAAGAATATTTTTATCAAAAAGCCTCTTTACTGGCACGTTTAGGGTCTGGTAGTGCTTGCCGAAGCGTAAAAGGTGAAGTTGTTGTTTGGGGCGAGCATAAAGAAATTACAGAAAGTTCAAATTTATTTGGAGTTGAATTTTCAAGTATCCATGACAATTTTAAGAATTACCAGGACACTATCCTGTTGGTTGATAAAGGGGAGAAGCAAGTATCTAGTACCGTTGGACATGATTTAATGCACAATCACCCTTTTGCCGAAAGACGATTTGAGCAAGCTCATGAAAATCTGTCGAAAATGAAATTTATCCTAGAAACAGGAAATACGGAAGAATTTATCAAAATTGTAGAAAGTGAAGCGCTTACTTTACATGCCATGATGATGACTTCTATGCCGTATTTTATTTTGATGAAACCGAATACTTTAGAGATCATTAATAAGATTTGGAAATTTAGAAATGAAACGCAAATACCTGTTTGTTTTACACTAGATGCTGGTGCTAATGTTCATGTTTTATATCCAAAAGACACTAAAGAAAAAGTTTTGCAATTTATTAAGGACGAATTAGTTGGCTATTGTCAAAATGGTCAATATATTTGTGACGAAATTGGACATGGTGCTATGTCAATTTAA
- a CDS encoding TspO/MBR family protein, which yields MKRIHLSKALVSVFTCLLVGFLSGFATQSSVKTWFPTVIKPFFNPPSWVFAPVWTLLYILMGLAFAIVWSNEKSNNKKQAMTLFGIQLFLNALWSVLFFGLCNPFLAFLEILLLWLFIFETIKAFGKIDSLASKLLYPYLAWVSFATILNGSIWYLNS from the coding sequence TTGAAAAGAATACACCTCTCAAAAGCATTAGTATCCGTTTTTACCTGTTTATTAGTTGGATTTCTTTCTGGTTTTGCTACGCAATCCTCAGTAAAAACTTGGTTTCCTACAGTTATAAAACCTTTTTTTAATCCGCCTTCGTGGGTATTTGCTCCGGTATGGACTCTTTTATACATCCTGATGGGACTGGCTTTTGCTATTGTTTGGAGCAATGAGAAAAGTAATAACAAGAAACAAGCAATGACTCTTTTTGGCATTCAATTGTTTCTAAATGCTTTGTGGTCTGTTTTATTTTTTGGGTTGTGTAATCCTTTTTTAGCCTTCCTTGAAATCTTATTACTTTGGCTGTTCATTTTTGAAACCATAAAAGCTTTTGGTAAAATTGATTCGTTGGCTTCAAAATTATTATATCCTTATTTGGCTTGGGTTAGTTTTGCAACTATTTTAAATGGTAGTATTTGGTATTTAAATTCTTAA